A single window of Polyangiaceae bacterium DNA harbors:
- a CDS encoding tRNA-(ms[2]io[6]A)-hydroxylase has protein sequence MLCLTQPTDPRWADVALANLPLLLRDHAHCEMKAASNALSLAARFPEYAEVARELALLAEEELRHFRAVLDELARRGITLGKPETDVYAAELRKLAKVGRYGAPEDPLVDRLLVAAIIEARSCERFKLVTDALRVRGDEPLLVSFYEDLFASEARHYRTFVDLAESVKGDSAIVRRRLEGMARAEGELVRRLGTEPTIHG, from the coding sequence GTGCTCTGCCTGACTCAACCGACCGATCCGCGCTGGGCGGATGTTGCCCTCGCCAACCTGCCACTGCTTCTGCGGGATCACGCGCATTGCGAAATGAAAGCTGCATCCAACGCGCTTTCGCTCGCCGCGCGCTTTCCCGAATACGCCGAAGTCGCTCGCGAGCTGGCCTTGCTTGCCGAGGAAGAGCTTCGGCACTTTCGCGCGGTCCTCGACGAGCTGGCTCGACGAGGCATCACGCTCGGCAAGCCCGAGACCGACGTTTACGCGGCCGAGCTACGCAAGCTGGCGAAGGTGGGTCGTTATGGTGCGCCCGAGGATCCGCTCGTCGATCGATTGCTCGTTGCAGCCATCATCGAAGCGAGATCGTGCGAACGGTTCAAGCTCGTCACCGATGCGCTTCGGGTTCGTGGGGATGAACCTTTGCTCGTCTCCTTTTATGAAGACTTGTTTGCATCCGAAGCGCGGCACTACCGCACGTTCGTGGATCTTGCCGAGTCGGTGAAGGGCGACAGCGCGATCGTGCGCCGGCGTCTCGAAGGGATGGCGCGTGCCGAAGGCGAGCTCGTCCGGCGTCTCGGTACCGAACCAACCATTCACGGGTGA
- a CDS encoding H(+)-transporting ATPase: MNHLLASRLFASTITVDFDATFIAQFILFTAFILVLRPLLFDPLLKVFAERERRTEGAKENARRMDAKAGELSQRYEAELDKVRVEANQERERLRREAKEIEAKIMDEARADVARILETGKVRINAEVEQMKKDLAEAQSTHAADIASRVLGREVGR, from the coding sequence GTGAACCACCTTCTCGCATCCAGACTATTCGCCTCGACGATCACCGTCGATTTCGACGCGACGTTCATCGCGCAGTTCATCCTCTTCACGGCGTTCATTCTCGTTCTGCGCCCGCTGCTTTTCGATCCGTTGCTCAAGGTGTTTGCCGAACGTGAACGGCGTACCGAGGGAGCAAAGGAAAACGCGCGTCGCATGGACGCCAAAGCGGGTGAGCTGTCTCAGCGTTACGAGGCCGAGCTCGACAAAGTGCGCGTCGAGGCCAATCAAGAGCGTGAGCGGCTTCGTCGCGAGGCGAAGGAGATCGAGGCCAAGATCATGGACGAAGCTCGCGCCGACGTGGCTCGGATTCTCGAGACCGGCAAAGTGCGGATCAACGCGGAAGTCGAGCAGATGAAGAAGGACCTTGCAGAGGCGCAATCGACGCACGCCGCCGACATTGCTTCGCGTGTGCTTGGGCGGGAGGTAGGGCGATGA
- a CDS encoding F0F1 ATP synthase subunit B → MRSRVYVFGRRTRAIGAAVLMASGLFAASAFAQTPPNPNQGLPAGHPPLDTPPPVRRLDPNQVRPGGMPGQLPARPMPGQAGRPGMPGQGRLQPQARPIAPPVVHDDHADAGGHGAGHCPGHGPEDAPHFDQINWWHGMIGVDNVKSQSPSFVDKLLWRYHNPTNPCDEKNQQTPLLASILNLAVLGYIVYRFGRKPIGEALVKRKQGIMSEIETAARLERDAQKRLSEYEDKFDQIQDTLKALKAEYAAQAEVEKKHIVAEAEERRARMRRDAEFRVEQELRATRIALMQQAVGDATSAAEEIIRKRTAQADIDRMSEDYLASLRTAMASSRISSQVGGKQ, encoded by the coding sequence ATGAGGTCGCGCGTGTACGTCTTTGGTAGGCGAACGCGAGCCATCGGCGCCGCGGTCTTGATGGCGTCGGGTCTTTTTGCCGCGAGCGCGTTCGCGCAGACGCCGCCGAACCCGAACCAGGGTTTGCCCGCGGGCCATCCGCCGCTCGATACGCCGCCTCCCGTGCGTCGTCTCGATCCGAACCAGGTTCGTCCGGGTGGAATGCCTGGTCAGCTCCCGGCAAGGCCGATGCCCGGTCAAGCAGGGCGACCCGGTATGCCGGGGCAGGGCCGTTTGCAGCCGCAAGCGCGGCCCATTGCACCACCGGTCGTGCACGATGATCACGCCGACGCTGGTGGCCATGGCGCTGGGCATTGTCCCGGCCATGGTCCCGAGGACGCGCCGCACTTCGACCAGATCAACTGGTGGCACGGCATGATCGGCGTCGACAACGTCAAGTCGCAGTCGCCGAGCTTCGTCGACAAGCTTTTGTGGCGCTACCACAACCCGACGAACCCGTGCGACGAGAAGAACCAGCAAACGCCGCTATTGGCGTCGATCTTGAACCTCGCCGTTCTCGGTTACATCGTCTATCGCTTTGGGCGCAAACCAATTGGCGAAGCGCTCGTCAAGCGCAAGCAGGGCATCATGTCCGAGATCGAGACGGCAGCGCGTCTCGAGCGTGATGCGCAGAAGCGGTTGTCCGAGTACGAGGACAAGTTCGACCAGATTCAGGACACGCTGAAGGCGCTGAAGGCTGAATATGCGGCGCAAGCGGAGGTCGAGAAGAAGCACATCGTGGCCGAGGCGGAAGAGCGTCGGGCGCGCATGCGTCGCGATGCGGAATTCCGTGTGGAGCAGGAACTGCGAGCAACTCGGATTGCGCTGATGCAGCAAGCAGTGGGGGATGCGACGTCAGCAGCCGAAGAGATCATTCGCAAGCGAACCGCGCAGGCGGACATCGATCGGATGAGCGAGGACTATCTCGCGTCGTTGCGCACGGCGATGGCCAGTAGTCGCATCTCGAGCCAGGTCGGAGGCAAGCAATGA
- the atpH gene encoding ATP synthase F1 subunit delta: MSTEAIARRYARAVFELGKEEKNLSTIARDLADFSGGYEKSEDLRMVLESPLVSEAQREAVLVEIGQKMSMSPTALSTLRLLAQRRRLSALPEMVRQLEKLVDDDAGVLRAEVTSATPLNESFLAKLRAELEGATGKKVVISHRQDPSLIAGIVTRIGDQVIDGSVKARLESFRDSLLRT; this comes from the coding sequence ATGAGCACCGAAGCGATTGCCAGGCGTTACGCGCGTGCCGTCTTCGAGCTTGGCAAAGAGGAAAAGAATTTGTCCACGATCGCGCGTGATCTCGCGGACTTCTCGGGCGGTTACGAGAAGTCGGAAGATTTGCGCATGGTCTTGGAAAGCCCGCTCGTCAGCGAAGCTCAGCGGGAGGCCGTGCTCGTGGAGATCGGCCAGAAGATGAGCATGTCGCCGACGGCGCTTTCGACGTTGCGTCTTTTGGCGCAGCGCCGGCGGTTGTCTGCGTTGCCCGAAATGGTTCGTCAGTTGGAGAAGCTCGTCGATGACGATGCGGGGGTCCTCCGCGCGGAAGTCACGAGCGCAACGCCTCTCAATGAAAGTTTTCTCGCCAAACTTCGCGCCGAACTCGAGGGCGCGACCGGCAAGAAGGTCGTTATTTCTCACAGGCAGGATCCATCGCTCATTGCGGGCATCGTCACCCGCATCGGCGACCAGGTGATCGACGGAAGCGTCAAGGCTCGCCTCGAAAGCTTCCGCGATTCTCTGCTTCGTACCTAA
- a CDS encoding F0F1 ATP synthase subunit alpha, with product MQLRAEEISQIIKKQIQNIDKAALVTEVGTVLTTGDGIARVYGLSRAMAGELVEFVGSNGQTLAGLVLNLEADNVGCAIFGDASAVKEGDSVKRTGRILDVPVGEAVVGRVVNALGMPIDGKGPIDSKERRRVEIKAPGIIERQGVKEPLQTGIKAIDAMIPIGRGQRELIIGDRQTGKTAVAVDTIINQKGKGVYCFYVAIGQKLSTIRQVVDKLETYGAMEYTTIVVASASETAPLQYISPYTGVTMGEFFRDTGRHALCIYDDLSKQAVAYRQLSLLLRRPPGREAYPGDVFYLHSRLLERAAKMADVFWVVKKGASAPPPGDRNFRGADGKIHMGELGKEEAKHSLENLKKQGGDYEIIKDTWSGGSLTALPVIETQAGDVSAYIPTNVISITDGQIFLESDLFFSGVRPAINVGISVSRVGGNAQIKAMKSVAGTLRLDLAQYRAMAAFAQFASDLDAKTRKQLERGARMVELLKQGQYVPLSVEKQILIIYAGANGYVDDLPIDSLAQFEQELYAFVESKHKTLLTDIAEKKALDNDLKERMNKAIEAFKKTFVPGGKQKAAAEEEESAEAKPATKASKKAKKAK from the coding sequence ATGCAGCTCAGAGCCGAAGAGATTTCCCAGATCATCAAGAAGCAGATCCAGAACATCGACAAGGCCGCGCTCGTTACCGAGGTCGGCACGGTGCTCACCACCGGCGACGGTATTGCTCGTGTGTACGGGCTGAGCCGCGCGATGGCCGGTGAGCTCGTCGAGTTTGTCGGGTCCAATGGCCAGACACTCGCCGGGCTCGTGCTCAACCTCGAGGCCGACAACGTCGGTTGCGCGATCTTCGGTGACGCGAGCGCCGTCAAAGAGGGCGACTCGGTCAAACGCACGGGCCGCATTCTCGACGTTCCCGTCGGCGAAGCCGTCGTCGGTCGCGTCGTCAACGCGCTCGGTATGCCCATCGATGGCAAGGGCCCCATCGATTCGAAAGAGCGTCGCCGCGTCGAGATCAAGGCGCCGGGCATCATCGAACGTCAAGGCGTCAAGGAGCCGCTCCAGACCGGCATCAAGGCCATCGACGCGATGATCCCGATCGGCCGCGGTCAGCGCGAGCTCATCATCGGCGACCGCCAGACCGGCAAAACCGCCGTCGCGGTCGACACGATCATCAACCAGAAGGGCAAGGGCGTTTACTGCTTCTACGTCGCCATCGGCCAGAAGCTCAGCACCATTCGCCAGGTCGTCGACAAACTCGAGACCTACGGCGCCATGGAGTACACGACGATCGTCGTCGCCTCGGCTTCGGAAACGGCTCCCTTGCAGTACATCTCGCCGTACACCGGCGTCACGATGGGCGAGTTCTTCCGCGACACCGGCCGCCACGCGCTCTGCATCTACGACGATCTCTCCAAGCAAGCCGTCGCGTACCGCCAGCTCTCGCTGCTCCTTCGCCGTCCGCCGGGCCGCGAAGCGTATCCGGGCGACGTCTTCTACTTGCACTCACGCCTGCTCGAACGCGCCGCCAAGATGGCCGACGTTTTCTGGGTCGTGAAGAAAGGCGCCTCCGCGCCGCCTCCAGGCGATCGCAACTTCCGTGGCGCCGACGGCAAGATCCACATGGGCGAGCTCGGCAAAGAGGAAGCCAAGCACAGCCTCGAGAACCTGAAGAAGCAGGGCGGCGACTACGAGATCATCAAGGACACGTGGTCCGGCGGGTCGCTCACCGCGCTTCCCGTCATCGAGACGCAAGCTGGTGACGTGTCGGCGTACATTCCGACAAACGTAATCAGCATCACGGACGGACAGATCTTCCTCGAGTCGGACTTGTTCTTCTCGGGTGTTCGTCCGGCCATCAACGTCGGTATTTCCGTGAGCCGCGTCGGTGGTAACGCGCAGATCAAAGCGATGAAGAGCGTTGCCGGTACGCTTCGTCTCGACCTTGCGCAGTACCGCGCCATGGCGGCTTTCGCGCAGTTCGCTTCGGACCTCGATGCGAAGACTCGCAAGCAGCTCGAGCGTGGCGCGCGCATGGTCGAGCTTTTGAAGCAAGGCCAGTACGTGCCGCTGTCGGTCGAAAAGCAGATTCTCATCATTTACGCCGGCGCCAACGGCTACGTGGATGATCTGCCGATCGACTCGCTCGCGCAGTTCGAGCAAGAGCTTTATGCGTTCGTCGAGTCCAAGCACAAGACGTTGCTCACGGACATCGCCGAGAAGAAGGCGCTCGACAACGATCTCAAAGAGCGGATGAACAAGGCCATCGAAGCTTTCAAGAAGACCTTCGTTCCTGGAGGCAAGCAGAAGGCTGCTGCCGAGGAGGAAGAGTCGGCGGAAGCGAAGCCTGCAACCAAAGCCTCGAAGAAGGCCAAGAAAGCGAAGTAA
- the atpG gene encoding ATP synthase F1 subunit gamma, whose product MPSLKAIRKRITSVRSTQKITRAMKMVAGARLNRAQQRITELRPYAIKTQEVLSAITRSMRAATEGVSPDALEGALDQSLHPLLVERAERRVLLVVLTSDRGLCGAFNTNINKRAEREWKTRVEQGQDVRMVVIGRKGRDYMSRRGAPGLEHLPGIWENLKLETAERVGATILEPFNKGEVDSIYLVYNEFKSAMSQQVVCERLLPVAQPEAQPEKSAGLEATEFTFEPTPSALLEVLVPMYVDISILRALYESMASELGARMTAMDSATKNAKEMVESLTLQYNRARQAAITKELMEIIGGSEALKD is encoded by the coding sequence GTGCCTTCGCTCAAAGCGATTCGCAAGCGCATCACGAGCGTTCGTTCGACGCAGAAGATCACGCGCGCCATGAAGATGGTCGCTGGCGCGCGTCTCAACCGCGCTCAGCAACGCATCACCGAACTGCGACCTTACGCGATCAAAACGCAAGAGGTGCTCAGTGCCATCACGCGATCGATGCGTGCGGCGACCGAGGGGGTTTCTCCCGACGCACTCGAAGGAGCGCTCGATCAGTCGCTGCATCCCTTGCTCGTGGAACGTGCCGAGCGTCGAGTGCTGCTCGTCGTGCTGACGAGCGATCGCGGTCTTTGCGGTGCGTTCAACACGAACATCAACAAGCGCGCCGAGCGTGAGTGGAAGACGCGTGTCGAGCAGGGGCAGGACGTTCGGATGGTCGTCATCGGTCGCAAAGGCCGTGACTACATGTCTCGACGAGGTGCTCCGGGCCTCGAGCACTTGCCCGGCATTTGGGAGAACTTGAAACTCGAAACGGCCGAGCGTGTTGGTGCGACGATCCTCGAGCCCTTCAACAAGGGCGAGGTCGACAGCATTTATCTCGTCTACAACGAGTTCAAGAGTGCGATGAGCCAGCAGGTCGTTTGCGAGCGCCTGCTTCCTGTCGCACAACCTGAAGCACAGCCCGAGAAGAGTGCTGGACTCGAAGCGACCGAGTTCACGTTCGAGCCGACCCCGAGCGCTTTGCTCGAAGTGCTCGTGCCGATGTACGTCGACATCTCGATCCTGCGTGCGCTGTACGAATCGATGGCCAGCGAGCTCGGTGCTCGTATGACCGCGATGGATTCGGCCACGAAGAACGCCAAGGAAATGGTCGAAAGTTTGACGCTCCAATACAACCGCGCGCGTCAAGCAGCGATCACCAAGGAACTCATGGAGATCATCGGCGGCAGCGAGGCACTCAAGGACTGA
- a CDS encoding threonylcarbamoyl-AMP synthase — translation MAVLLPINPEHPEPRKIKRVVEILEKGGVIAYPTDTVYGIGCDLMNKQAIESLYQIKGMQRDKNLAFICPDLADISKYAIVENATYRVLRRLLPGPYCFVLQATRDVPKIVQMNKKTVGIRVPSHPVAQAIVRELGRPIISTTAAPPGEEPMVDPWEIKELFPGLELVVDAGPCGNVPSTVVDLSTGEVVIVREGAGPIDDLV, via the coding sequence GTGGCCGTCCTGCTCCCCATCAATCCCGAACATCCCGAGCCTCGCAAGATCAAGCGAGTCGTGGAGATCCTCGAAAAAGGCGGTGTCATCGCTTATCCGACCGACACCGTCTACGGCATCGGTTGCGACTTGATGAACAAGCAAGCGATCGAGAGCCTGTACCAAATCAAGGGCATGCAGCGCGACAAGAACCTCGCGTTCATCTGCCCTGATCTCGCCGACATCTCCAAGTACGCCATCGTCGAGAACGCTACCTATCGCGTGCTCCGGCGCCTCTTGCCCGGTCCCTATTGCTTTGTCCTCCAAGCAACTCGGGACGTCCCCAAGATCGTGCAGATGAACAAGAAGACCGTAGGCATTCGCGTGCCTTCGCATCCTGTTGCTCAAGCGATCGTGCGTGAGCTCGGGCGTCCCATCATCAGCACGACGGCCGCGCCTCCGGGTGAAGAGCCCATGGTGGATCCGTGGGAGATCAAAGAATTGTTTCCCGGCCTCGAATTGGTCGTCGATGCGGGACCGTGTGGGAACGTGCCTTCGACGGTCGTCGATCTATCGACGGGCGAAGTCGTGATCGTGCGTGAAGGCGCGGGCCCGATAGACGATTTGGTTTGA
- a CDS encoding PBP1A family penicillin-binding protein, giving the protein MATEQAAKQSAASRASRRRWRIIRRWTRRIAIVLVLLATGAMLFVAGAIKSYEADLPSTTELQNYHPPQVTRVMARNGQVIGELFVERRTLVDIANVPKHVIHAVLAAEDASFYEHKGLDYPGMLRALYKNLRGATAKQGASTITQQVVKNVLLTSERTLDRKMREVILARRIEQELTKDQILGLYLNHIYFGHGRYGIEEACQYYFGKPIAKATIAEAALLAGIVKGPSAYSPRVNLERAKSRRTYVLGQMLAKGLATEEEINAARAEPVTLVSPSEVLRELAPEVVEEARRTLRDVVGPEADQGGYTIWTTIDPDLQSYAREAVRKSLDGYLARHKLVPPLAPGKKEPPAFEGAPSTRGHRVYSGVVTGHDDAKNQLLVRIGNVNGFVEIKPTKSRYNPNSLFPSQFAKVGKVLRVSLVDPQDAAAAAADPRVGESTLDPSDELTPAAPHLAAMRLELAPESALVAVDVATREIVALVGGYEGVRGGLDRSLAKRQPGSTFKAFVYGYGLHARLLTPATQMKTSPESINGYQPHNYDESEGKTPKLLREALAQSVNVAAVDAIQRVGPTNVAAFAKDLGINSKLGTDLSLALGAYEVTPREMAAAYATFAAKGEYRKPRLITKITGPGGVEIKLGPEPEPRQVMTEQESFVLSNLLRSVVEKGTATRAKALGRWVAGKTGTSNASKDAWFVGYTQEIACAVWTGFDDAAPMGRGETGSVASLPAFVDFMKRALKDKPARTLEVPSTGIETRLIDPETGLLAYEGQENAFEEFFLADTAPDAGIDAPFDGEADADVDADVDEAGTGASAPEIMPAASAEPTLPVPEPEEHDEADAGL; this is encoded by the coding sequence ATGGCGACCGAACAAGCTGCAAAACAATCCGCTGCTTCTCGTGCGTCTCGCAGACGCTGGCGAATCATTCGACGCTGGACACGCCGCATCGCGATCGTGCTCGTGCTGCTCGCGACGGGCGCGATGCTCTTCGTCGCCGGCGCCATCAAGAGCTACGAGGCGGACCTCCCTTCGACCACCGAGCTGCAGAACTACCATCCGCCACAAGTCACTCGCGTGATGGCCAGAAATGGCCAGGTCATCGGTGAGTTGTTCGTCGAACGGCGCACGCTCGTCGACATCGCGAACGTTCCGAAACACGTCATCCACGCGGTTCTCGCCGCCGAAGACGCGTCTTTCTATGAGCACAAAGGACTCGATTATCCCGGCATGCTCAGGGCGCTCTACAAGAACCTTCGCGGAGCAACGGCGAAGCAAGGCGCGAGCACCATCACGCAACAGGTCGTGAAGAACGTGTTGCTCACGTCCGAACGCACGCTCGATCGAAAGATGCGTGAAGTGATCCTGGCGCGGCGCATCGAGCAAGAGCTGACGAAGGATCAAATTCTGGGGCTGTACCTGAACCACATCTACTTCGGTCACGGGCGCTACGGGATCGAAGAGGCGTGTCAGTACTACTTCGGAAAACCCATCGCGAAAGCGACGATTGCCGAGGCCGCACTGCTCGCGGGCATCGTGAAGGGGCCGAGCGCTTATTCGCCGCGAGTGAACTTGGAACGAGCGAAGTCACGACGCACGTACGTGCTCGGACAAATGCTCGCGAAAGGTTTGGCGACGGAAGAAGAGATCAACGCTGCACGCGCGGAACCGGTGACGCTCGTTTCGCCAAGCGAAGTGCTCCGTGAGCTCGCGCCGGAAGTGGTCGAAGAGGCGCGACGCACGCTGCGTGATGTGGTGGGCCCAGAAGCCGATCAGGGTGGCTACACGATCTGGACGACGATCGATCCAGACTTGCAATCGTACGCGCGTGAAGCAGTTCGCAAGAGCCTCGATGGTTACCTCGCGCGTCACAAGCTGGTCCCACCGCTCGCTCCGGGGAAGAAGGAACCGCCCGCATTCGAAGGGGCGCCGTCGACACGCGGGCATCGCGTGTATAGCGGCGTCGTCACGGGGCACGACGACGCGAAGAACCAACTGCTCGTGCGCATCGGCAACGTGAACGGGTTTGTCGAAATCAAACCGACGAAGAGTCGTTACAACCCGAATAGTTTGTTCCCCAGCCAATTTGCGAAGGTGGGCAAGGTACTTCGCGTGAGCCTGGTGGATCCTCAAGACGCGGCCGCTGCCGCGGCGGATCCTCGCGTTGGTGAAAGCACGTTGGATCCATCGGACGAGTTGACGCCTGCGGCACCGCATCTCGCTGCGATGCGACTCGAGCTTGCACCGGAGTCGGCGCTCGTCGCGGTCGACGTGGCGACGCGCGAGATCGTGGCGCTCGTGGGTGGGTACGAAGGCGTCCGAGGTGGCTTGGATCGGTCGCTTGCAAAGCGTCAACCGGGCTCGACGTTCAAGGCATTCGTGTACGGATACGGGCTGCACGCGCGGCTGCTCACGCCTGCGACGCAGATGAAGACGTCGCCCGAATCGATCAACGGCTACCAGCCGCACAACTACGACGAGAGCGAAGGGAAGACGCCGAAGCTTTTGCGTGAGGCGCTCGCACAGAGCGTGAACGTCGCTGCGGTGGATGCGATACAGCGCGTGGGTCCAACGAACGTCGCCGCGTTTGCGAAAGATCTCGGCATCAACTCGAAGCTGGGGACGGACCTTTCGCTTGCGCTCGGTGCTTACGAGGTGACGCCGCGCGAGATGGCTGCGGCGTATGCGACGTTCGCGGCGAAGGGGGAATATCGAAAGCCGCGCCTCATCACGAAGATCACGGGTCCTGGAGGTGTCGAGATCAAGCTCGGCCCCGAGCCCGAACCGCGTCAGGTGATGACGGAGCAAGAATCGTTTGTCTTGTCGAACCTGTTGCGAAGCGTCGTGGAAAAGGGAACCGCAACGCGTGCGAAAGCATTGGGACGATGGGTCGCGGGCAAAACCGGGACGAGCAACGCGTCGAAGGATGCTTGGTTTGTCGGGTACACCCAAGAGATTGCTTGCGCCGTGTGGACGGGTTTCGACGATGCGGCACCCATGGGCCGAGGCGAAACGGGTTCCGTGGCGTCGCTACCTGCGTTCGTGGACTTCATGAAGCGAGCGTTGAAGGACAAACCCGCTCGCACGCTCGAAGTTCCGTCGACGGGCATCGAGACGAGGCTCATCGATCCGGAAACGGGACTGCTCGCCTACGAAGGACAAGAGAATGCGTTCGAAGAGTTTTTCTTGGCGGACACAGCGCCCGATGCGGGCATCGACGCTCCGTTCGATGGCGAAGCAGATGCCGACGTAGACGCGGACGTCGATGAAGCGGGCACGGGGGCAAGCGCGCCCGAGATCATGCCTGCGGCATCGGCAGAACCGACGCTTCCGGTGCCAGAGCCAGAAGAACATGACGAGGCAGACGCGGGGCTCTGA